TGCAAGAAATGTCTGGATCCCCAGTGGCTGGCCTCTTTAATAGCACCTATATATTCTCTATCATCTTCCAGGAAACCCATTGCGAAGCATGCGTCCCTAAATGAGTCGTATTGTCTGTCTCCGACCTTACAAATATCTTCATAAGTTTTTGGTCCTTTCACCACTGTTAGCATCATCCTTAGATAATAGAGTTCCCCGGTTGTTGGTGGAACCCAAATGAGCCTTCCAATTGTAAAACCTTTTTTCCTTGGTTTCCATGAGCGCGTTTTCTTGACATATACAAACTTAGAAACAAACTGCCCATATGTCAATTGTTGTGCTTCCTCATACCGATCATTTGCGAGTAACCACGAAGTAAACATAGATTCAGTTATACTTgctttttccaaaacattttcCATCCTTTCAAAATCAGTGTAGTACAATGGCTTCTCACCGATAAGATAATAGAACATACGTTCAACAGCCGGTTTCCTTCCATGAATCTTGTAAGAAAATAGCCGCCAACATGCCTCAGCTGGTGATACGTATCTACAATCAAGGTATTCTTTAATCTCATCAATTACCTTCTCAGCATTATTGCATGATGTTCTTGATCGCGAAACAGATGCAGTGATTCGGTCGTAACCCTTGTGAATGTATTTGAAGAGGTATTTGATTGAGGTGCTTTGGTTACACCACTCCATGTTGATGTGAGCATCATATTTAAGAAGTAACCTGGTATTATAGGGAACCACAGATCTGTTGTCCAAGGTAATACCGTTTTTAGTAACGGTAAAAGTTTGTGAACTTCTCTTGTAAACCGGGTAACCATCATGATCAACAATGGTAGTTTCACTGAACTTTTTAGGGAAAAACTTTGAACATCTGCCATTTTTCATGCAGGGACATTTCGGTCGAGCAAGACCACATGGACCATGCATCATCTGTGTCTTAACTAACTGATACAGCCTAGGATGCAGTTGGGGATCCGGTATCTCCGCTGAAATTATGTTGTCAATATCAGGTGGGGTTGGGTACTTGCTTTGTGGATGTAAAAAAATGAGAATATGAGCATGTGGCAATCCTCTTTTTTGGAATTCTATAGTGTAGATGTCTGCAAACAAAGGTAATAATTTAACATGAGTCCATAAATAATAGTTATGAAATGGATTTTAAACAAATACAATAACTGCAAATCTTACATGCCAGCACTTTTCCAAGAACATGTCGCTTTGTTATGTCAACCATAAGTTCGTCAAACTTCATTTTGAAGACCTTTGAAACTATGTCCGGACGATCAGCTGGGTTTAAATTCCTTTTGGATAGGTGACGTGTAATCTCAGGCCATTTAGGATTGCAGGTAAATGTTATAAATAAATCAGGGAAACCAATTGCACTGGAAATAGCCATTCCATCAAAATACAATTGATCCATATATCTCTTGCTACCTACAAATGAGGATGGTAAGACAACTCTTCTGCCAGTTTTAGAATGCGCTTGCTGCTGACTGCTTTCACATTGTTCATTAATCCTTGTATATTTCCCAACTCTTAGCTTGGATtgattttttctcaaccagttaAGTCGTTCTGATTCCATCATTGTATATCCATCCACTAAAAACTGTTGAAATAGTCTCCTTGAGTGCAGAAGTGTCCTCGCCTCATTTTTTCGTTCTTGCAATCGGAAACATAGCCAATCTTTGATAGTTTGACGATTTTGCTTGGTAACCTGCTTTTCATGTTTAAACTTATGTAGTATATTATCTCTGTATCCATCTTCTTCGTATGGAAATATCATCGGATATTGATAGGATAGATAAGCTGAATGAAACTCATCTATCCGTTGTAGATGACCATCACGATGTTGAACAACGATGTCTCTCTTAGATGCGGTGTCCACGTCACCAACGATAAGAGCAGCAACTTCCGACACAGTTGGATGGTTATAGACACGACCGTCGGAAGATCTTTCCGAAATAAGTTTCAGTTTAAGATCTTGAAAACCTGTTTGTTTCATCATATCCCTTGCCATTCTAAAAGCTTTGGCATGGGGATTATATTCATCTAACATCAACTTTAACTTAGTTACAATAGACCTGTCCACATTTTTGCTGTCCCTGTCATGAAAAATATGCCATGTTAATCTATAAAAAAAGTTTGCAAtgtaaagaaaaataatgagtTAGGTGAAAACAAAACTTGAAACATTTGATTATGTTGTTAACTTCATTGTCCGTATCAAAAATATATAGTTGAGCATATTTTGGTATTTGTCCTTGTTCAGGAAGCAAACTTCCGATTCTGTGGCATGTTTGTCCGTGCAGTCGTAATGTTGGAGGACCTCCGCCTTCGTTGATGGAAGTGTCAAACTTCATTCCAGGGGATGTAAACGAAAACATTGCATTGTAGGTTCGTatgttgttttggaaattatttGCATCTTTCAAATTGGGATCGAACAGAAGAGTGTTAAGAAGTGGTGGTGGTGTTACCAATAATGGTGCAACAATTTTTCCTCCCTTACAACATAAACTGAACTTTGGTATAGTTGTATGTCTTGAGTTCCCTTTACGCTCCTGATACCACATATAGGCACCACAGTGTGTGCACTCCCATACAGGATCTCCAATATCAGAGTATACTATATTTGGGGAAAaggaaaaattgtaaaaaaaagtaACATGAAGAATATAAAGATATGTGGGTGTTAAAAAAATTTGACCTTCATCATGGGAATTCGGTATAGGAACTTCAGTTTGATCTTCATCTGAATCCGAATTGGGCTCCATAGCGTTGTCCGAATCAGTTTGGCTGCAGGTATCATCATTTGAGTAATCAATAGAACCCAAATTTGTATAAAAAGCATAAtgtgggctctgggacaaaataGTTTGGGATGTTGTCTGAAGGTTGAAAGGTGCATTAACAATTGGTTTATGAGGAAGAATGGTTTGATTGAAGCTGTTAATAAGATTTTGTCTAAGTGGAAGAGTAAAGCAGGGTGTCTTAAGAGTGTTATTTCTTTTCAGAGGACGACTTGAAGAAGCTGGGTGAGACGATTTTGATGTAGTTGTGGGAAAAGGTGTATATTCCATGGAAGGCGTAGTTGGAATGGGAGTAGTTGTTGGGTTTTTTCTGAAATAAGGGTAAACATTTTCCTTATTGGCAAGGTGAATAGGAAGGATGTTGGTCATTCGATGGTTAGTTGAAATAGGACATTGGTGTTGGGTTGATGTAGGAGGTGTATTGACAGTATTTTCAAATGTCACGGAATTTGGAATGGGTGTGAGATGCTGATGAGGGGATTGGGAGGAATTAACATTGGTGGAGTTGTTTTTCTTTGTGATCAAGCTGAGTCTTCTTCTCTTTCTAGCCAGGAAAGTCGGGCTTTGTTCCTTGGAAAAATGTGGAGGTTCCATTTATGCCAAGATTCTTAGTGGTTGATGGAAAAATGTGGAAAAGAGGTTCTTAGAAGATGGAAAAAAAAGATGATGACAATGGTTCCTTGTAATGATACACGGTTAAATCCATGTTAATATATGGAAAGGAGGCAATGGTGACAATGCAAGTTACTCAAATATTTTGTGTCATTCTGAAGGGAAAAAATGCAGAAGCTGTTTGTGTTTTTCTGGTGTGAAATTGTGTATGCATACATAGTGGTGGTGATGTTGGAATGAACAACATGAAGAAGGTAACAGTGTTGGCGGTTGTTTGCAAAAATAGAATATGAAATTTAAACTTTTGAAAGCATAGTAAATTGTTTAGTGGGGTACAGAGGCGGGAAGTGAAAATGTATGTGAAAAGTTTTGATTTAAAAAGCATATTTGTTAAACAAAAAGTATGATACTTTAAACTTTGGAAAATTCGAATAAAGTGGGGCCATGTTATACTTTTTGTGTGTTGCTAGATACTCAAGTTTGCTGCATTGGGaatagaaagattacattaagcaGATCCCCTGATGTGCATTGGTAAAGAGAAAATAGATTTTGCTGAAAAGGACAATTTCAGGAGTGGGGTCCGAAAAAACCAGCCTGTAGATTTCCATCAATTGACTTGAAGAGTGAGAGAAGTAAATGGATCATTTTATGCTTTAGGGATCAGGCATCATTGACGTTACTGTAGGGACCCTTTGAAAAGTTTGTATATCAAAGTatcattaaatattaatataatatatatgattATTTGTTAATCAGAAAAGTTAATAAAGTCACCAAAGTTTTGAATCACCAAATTAACTGAAAGCTGATCTTGTGCTTTACTAAAATTTGGGTCGTTGGCAAACTGAGTAGGCTCGTTGGCAATATAGCTTATTTTATACATCAGCCATTTAAAGTCATAGAATTTGTAAAAATGTTTTGATCTAATAAGAAACATAGATGGTAATATGGATTgggaaaataattataatttcttgattaaataaGCTGGAAAATATAAAGAGCATGATGAATTAGTTATAAAGAAGAGGAATTACTTAAACCAAAATAagcattaattataatattatacaACCATTGCTGCCCTTGAAAAGTAGTGATGTTTTAGGTGGAGAGTAAAATTCTAATAACTGTTGACTTAGGCAGATTACAAAAGATAGTTTTCACTTGATATTAATGGAAAGCATGCTAATTCTCCAGTTTGATATGCTTTTTCATCTTTGTGGAAGACCGTTGTACTTCAGACGTCTGAGATAAAGGAGTAATGTCATGTGATTCATGTGGAGCAATCCGTTTGGCAGCTGAAGTTGGTGTAACAGGGTCCGGCAATGCATCAGACGTAATATCGGTTTCCTGATAAGAAGAACAACTGAACCATTAACATATAGCAGGAGTAGAAGTCATTGGTATAATACAAAGATATCAGCGATATAGCAGGTGTGGAAGTCACTGGTATTAGGTAGACAATACGAAATTGGAAATGGGTATTACCGGAAAGATgtcccaatcatccaaatgcgaAGCCTCAACAACACTCTCATTGTTCTTAGCCAATATAAAAGAAAAACAGTGATTTATTAAAGGAAAGAAGGATAAACCATAAAGAGAAATgggaataataaaaataagtggTTGAACATACCTGTGTTAGATTAGGAGTTAGCATGTTCTGGGAATTAGGCTAATAAAAAAGGTAGAAACGTTAATGCCTGAATTTAAAATGTATATATATGACTATATGTATAATAATGTAGTCCAGAAAAAAACACGTACCAATTCCTGTCCAAATGAACGCGGTATATCCTTTTTTACAATGTCATCTTCAAATATAGACATAACAGACGCATTTTCCCAATCAGGTTGCCATTTGACCTTGAAAACCATGGTCATTCCAACTAAAGCATCAAGCGCTACTGGAAACTCAAGAGGGTCGGTAATACCAGCCTTTTATAAGAATGAAAGGTGTGAGTCAATGGGTTCACAGATAATCGAAGACCATGATGTTAAAGCTCAAGATAAAGTAGCAGGATGAGACCTCAAGTAAATTAGTGCGCATCTGAGCAGCAGTGACCTTCAAAAGTTAAAAAGCTTCACGGTCCCATATTACAAATGATGCTTTTGTTCCAGCATTAAAaacttcaattaaaattttatatctgTAATACATTGAGGTGGTGAGGATGCAATTGTGTTGTGCACATAAAAATGTCATGGAATAGGTTGATATGTTACCTATAAATGGCTGTTTCTGTTTTGTGGCGAAGACCACATTCATAGGGTGGTTCATTCCCTTTAGCAACCCTAGGACACTGATGACATGCTTGGTAATACCATCCACCTTGAGCAGCCTTGAGTTTGGTTATTGTCGCAACGGTAACACATTAAGCTAACTGACAATGAAACAATAGCCTTCTTTCATTAGGGTAGAGAAATATTATTTGTAAAAGGAATAATATTGAGATGAAAAGAAGTTAATACCTCCTTGAGTTTTACAATTTCAACCAAAGGAAGTACTGTTGCTTTATACATTAG
The window above is part of the Vicia villosa cultivar HV-30 ecotype Madison, WI unplaced genomic scaffold, Vvil1.0 ctg.000920F_1_1, whole genome shotgun sequence genome. Proteins encoded here:
- the LOC131632231 gene encoding uncharacterized protein LOC131632231, with amino-acid sequence MEPPHFSKEQSPTFLARKRRRLSLITKKNNSTNVNSSQSPHQHLTPIPNSVTFENTVNTPPTSTQHQCPISTNHRMTNILPIHLANKENVYPYFRKNPTTTPIPTTPSMEYTPFPTTTSKSSHPASSSRPLKRNNTLKTPCFTLPLRQNLINSFNQTILPHKPIVNAPFNLQTTSQTILSQSPHYAFYTNLGSIDYSNDDTCSQTDSDNAMEPNSDSDEDQTEVPIPNSHDEVYSDIGDPVWECTHCGAYMWYQERKGNSRHTTIPKFSLCCKGGKIVAPLLVTPPPLLNTLLFDPNLKDANNFQNNIRTYNAMFSFTSPGMKFDTSINEGGGPPTLRLHGQTCHRIGSLLPEQGQIPKYAQLYIFDTDNEVNNIIKCFKDSKNVDRSIVTKLKLMLDEYNPHAKAFRMARDMMKQTGFQDLKLKLISERSSDGRVYNHPTVSEVAALIVGDVDTASKRDIVVQHRDGHLQRIDEFHSAYLSYQYPMIFPYEEDGYRDNILHKFKHEKQVTKQNRQTIKDWLCFRLQERKNEARTLLHSRRLFQQFLVDGYTMMESERLNWLRKNQSKLRVGKYTRINEQCESSQQQAHSKTGRRVVLPSSFVGSKRYMDQLYFDGMAISSAIGFPDLFITFTCNPKWPEITRHLSKRNLNPADRPDIVSKVFKMKFDELMVDITKRHVLGKVLAYIYTIEFQKRGLPHAHILIFLHPQSKYPTPPDIDNIISAEIPDPQLHPRLYQLVKTQMMHGPCGLARPKCPCMKNGRCSKFFPKKFSETTIVDHDGYPVYKRSSQTFTVTKNGITLDNRSVVPYNTRLLLKYDAHINMEWCNQSTSIKYLFKYIHKGYDRITASVSRSRTSCNNAEKVIDEIKEYLDCRYVSPAEACWRLFSYKIHGRKPAVERMFYYLIGEKPLYYTDFERMENVLEKASITESMFTSWLLANDRYEEAQQLTYGQFVSKFVYVKKTRSWKPRKKGFTIGRLIWVPPTTGELYYLRMMLTVVKGPKTYEDICKVGDRQYDSFRDACFAMGFLEDDREYIGAIKEASHWGSRHFLHKLFVVMLLSGTVNRPANVWKKTWILLSDALVLTEEQTKMLTLIEIEILLQANRRSLKDFKPIPYPDDYVLQQLGNRLIYEERNYDIDLMRSQYHNLFTALTGGVFFLHGYGGTGKTYMWKTLATAMRCKHRIVLIVASSGIASLLLPGGRTAHSKFKLPVPTLENSTCNIEYNDEYGQLLGETDLIIWDEAPMASKYCFEALDKTLKDVMSTDRNSEVIFGGKVVVFGGDFRQILHFIPRGSRSDIVHATINVSYIWHSCQVLTLTKNMRLKGGRTDVETKEIDQFSKWLLKLGEGRLCEPNDGHAEIDIPRDMLIEQFDDPIVSIVDSTCPAFLDNFRSYDYLKSRAILASTIEVVEQINNHVLNMMP